The proteins below come from a single Candidatus Methylomirabilis sp. genomic window:
- a CDS encoding nuclear transport factor 2 family protein produces the protein MANARDDLTQVREANERFYKAFEHLSLEEMEAVWAQTPGVVCIHPGWRLLRGWQAVRESWVLIFKNSGEVRFTLTDLRIELAGAFAWVVLTENLLSQQQGNVAVTSILATNLFQKLDGKWRMILHHSSHIIAGPTREESRTVH, from the coding sequence GTGGCGAACGCGCGGGACGACCTCACGCAAGTGCGCGAGGCCAACGAGCGGTTCTACAAGGCCTTCGAGCACCTCAGCCTCGAGGAGATGGAGGCGGTCTGGGCCCAGACGCCCGGCGTCGTCTGCATCCACCCCGGCTGGCGGCTGCTCCGGGGGTGGCAGGCGGTCCGGGAATCCTGGGTGCTCATCTTCAAAAACAGCGGTGAGGTCCGCTTCACCCTGACCGATCTCCGGATCGAGCTGGCGGGGGCTTTCGCCTGGGTCGTCCTCACGGAGAACCTGCTGAGCCAGCAGCAGGGGAACGTCGCGGTCACCTCCATCCTGGCCACGAACCTCTTCCAGAAGCTCGACGGGAAGTGGCGGATGATCCTCCACCACTCCTCGCACATCATCGCCGGCCCCACGCGGGAGGAGTCCCGGACCGTCCACTGA